The Burkholderia lata genome contains a region encoding:
- a CDS encoding tryptophan--tRNA ligase yields MFPERIFSGMRPTGSLHLGHYHGVLKNWVKLQSEYPCFFCVVDWHALTTHYETPEVIEKNVWDVLIDWLASGIDPAQATLFIQSKVPEHAELALLLGMSTPLGWLERVPTYKEQMEKLKDKDLSTYGFLGYPVLMAADILLYRGSLVPVGEDQVPHVEMTREIARRFNYLYGREPGFEEKALDAAKKLGGKRAKLYHELRNAYQQEGDDEALEQARAMLQESQSLSMSDRERLFGYLEGARKIILVEPQALLTEASRMPGLDGQKMSKSYGNTIGLREDAETITKKVRTMPTDPARVRRTDPGDPDKCPVWQLHQVYTDEATHDWVQKGCRSAGIGCLDCKQPVVEGILREQQPMLERAQKYMDDPSLLRAIVADGCDKARKYATETMRDVRDAMGLSYN; encoded by the coding sequence ATGTTCCCTGAACGTATTTTCTCCGGCATGCGACCCACCGGGTCGCTGCACCTCGGTCACTACCACGGCGTGCTGAAAAACTGGGTGAAACTGCAGTCCGAGTACCCGTGCTTCTTCTGCGTCGTCGACTGGCATGCGTTGACGACGCATTACGAGACTCCCGAGGTCATCGAGAAGAACGTATGGGACGTGCTGATCGACTGGCTCGCGTCCGGCATCGATCCGGCGCAGGCCACGCTGTTCATCCAGAGCAAGGTGCCCGAGCATGCGGAACTCGCGCTGCTGCTCGGCATGAGCACGCCGCTCGGCTGGCTCGAACGCGTGCCGACCTACAAGGAGCAGATGGAGAAGCTGAAGGACAAGGATCTGTCAACGTACGGCTTCCTCGGCTACCCGGTGCTGATGGCGGCCGACATCCTGCTGTATCGCGGCTCGCTCGTGCCGGTCGGTGAAGACCAGGTGCCGCACGTCGAGATGACGCGCGAGATCGCGCGCCGCTTCAACTACCTGTATGGTCGCGAGCCGGGCTTCGAGGAAAAGGCGCTCGACGCCGCGAAGAAACTCGGCGGCAAGCGCGCGAAGCTCTATCACGAGCTGCGCAACGCGTATCAGCAGGAGGGCGACGACGAGGCGCTCGAACAGGCGCGCGCGATGCTGCAGGAATCGCAGAGCCTGTCGATGAGCGACCGCGAGCGCCTGTTCGGCTATCTCGAAGGCGCGCGCAAGATCATCCTGGTCGAGCCGCAGGCGCTCCTGACCGAAGCATCGCGGATGCCGGGCCTGGACGGCCAGAAGATGTCCAAGTCGTACGGCAACACGATCGGCCTGCGTGAAGACGCCGAGACGATCACGAAGAAGGTCCGCACGATGCCGACCGATCCCGCGCGTGTGCGCCGCACTGATCCGGGCGATCCCGACAAGTGCCCGGTGTGGCAGCTGCACCAGGTCTATACCGACGAAGCGACGCACGACTGGGTGCAGAAGGGCTGCCGCTCGGCAGGCATCGGCTGTCTCGACTGCAAGCAGCCGGTCGTCGAAGGCATCCTGCGCGAACAGCAGCCGATGCTCGAGCGCGCACAGAAGTACATGGACGATCCGTCGCTGCTGCGCGCGATCGTCGCGGACGGTTGCGACAAGGCGCGCAAGTACGCGACGGAAACGATGCGCGACGTGCGCGACGCGATGGGCCTGTCGTACAACTGA
- a CDS encoding site-2 protease family protein yields MDASLIQTIAVYALPVIFAITLHEAAHGYAARLLGDNTAYVMGRVSFNPMRHIDPLGTIAIPLAMYFLTGGAFLFGYAKPVPVSFGNLRNPRWGSLWVSLAGPACNFVQALIWGLLTLVLPAVGIDEPFFTRMAFAGVSANLVLGVLNLFPLPPLDGGRILAALLPTKQSIALSRIEPYGFIIVLVLVMTGVLTNFWLRPLVNVGYAVLSAILSPFASLL; encoded by the coding sequence ATGGATGCTTCCCTGATACAGACCATCGCCGTCTACGCACTGCCCGTGATCTTCGCGATCACGTTGCACGAGGCCGCGCACGGCTACGCCGCCCGGCTGCTCGGCGACAACACCGCCTACGTGATGGGGCGCGTGTCGTTCAATCCGATGCGCCACATCGATCCGCTCGGCACGATCGCGATCCCGCTCGCGATGTACTTCCTGACGGGCGGCGCGTTCCTGTTCGGCTATGCGAAGCCGGTGCCGGTGTCGTTCGGCAACCTGCGCAATCCGCGCTGGGGCAGCCTGTGGGTCTCGCTTGCGGGCCCGGCCTGCAACTTCGTGCAGGCGCTGATCTGGGGCCTGCTGACCCTCGTGCTGCCCGCCGTCGGCATCGACGAGCCGTTCTTCACGCGGATGGCGTTTGCCGGCGTCAGCGCGAACCTCGTGCTCGGCGTGCTGAACCTGTTCCCGCTGCCGCCGCTCGACGGCGGCCGCATCCTTGCGGCGCTGCTGCCGACGAAGCAATCGATCGCGCTGTCGCGGATCGAGCCGTACGGTTTCATCATCGTCCTCGTGCTGGTCATGACGGGCGTGCTGACGAACTTCTGGCTGCGCCCGCTCGTCAACGTCGGCTACGCCGTCCTGAGCGCCATCCTGTCCCCATTCGCCTCGCTTCTCTAA
- a CDS encoding L-threonylcarbamoyladenylate synthase, translating to MSQFFRIHPDNPQPRLIKQAVEIVSKGGVIAMPTDSSYALACHLDDKDAVERVRRIRGLDEKQHLSLLVRDLSELANFAMVDNRQYRQIKSVTPGPYVFILQATKEVPRRLSHPSRKTIGLRVPDHAITLALLESLGQPLLGTTLILPPDDEPLNEPEEIRERLEKQVDLVIDGGACPREPSTVIDLTGEEPELVRAGRGALEPFGLSAA from the coding sequence ATGTCCCAGTTCTTCAGGATTCACCCGGATAATCCGCAGCCGCGCCTGATCAAGCAGGCCGTGGAAATCGTCAGCAAGGGCGGCGTGATCGCGATGCCGACCGATTCGAGCTATGCGCTCGCGTGCCATCTCGACGACAAGGACGCGGTCGAGCGCGTGCGCCGGATTCGCGGCCTCGACGAGAAGCAGCACCTGTCGCTGCTCGTGCGCGACCTGTCGGAGCTCGCCAACTTCGCGATGGTCGATAACCGCCAGTACCGTCAGATCAAGTCGGTGACACCCGGCCCGTACGTCTTCATCCTGCAGGCGACGAAGGAGGTGCCGCGCCGGCTGTCGCACCCGTCGCGCAAGACGATCGGGCTGCGCGTGCCCGATCACGCGATCACGCTCGCGTTGCTGGAATCGCTCGGCCAGCCGCTGCTCGGCACGACGCTGATCCTGCCGCCGGACGACGAGCCGCTCAACGAACCCGAAGAAATCCGCGAGCGGCTCGAGAAACAGGTCGACCTCGTGATCGACGGCGGCGCATGCCCGCGCGAGCCGTCGACGGTGATCGACCTGACCGGCGAGGAGCCCGAGCTCGTGCGCGCGGGGCGCGGCGCGCTCGAACCGTTCGGGCTATCGGCGGCGTAA
- a CDS encoding 3',5'-nucleoside bisphosphate phosphatase, producing the protein MNADLHCHSNVSDGLLSPADVARRAHAGGVTLWALTDHDEIGGQAAARSEAEALGMRYLSGVEISVTWASRTVHIVGLNVDPANQVLVDGLYRTRHGRAARAVAIGEQLATLGIPGAYEGALKYVSNPDLISRTHFARFLVENGHATSTSDVFDRMLGDGKPGFVPHRWATLPDAVAWIRAAGGEAVVAHPGRYRYTPVEFDAFFGEFIDLGGRAIEVVTGSHTPDQYREYADVARRFGFEASRGSDFHAPGEGRVELGSLPPLPPDLTPVWERWL; encoded by the coding sequence ATGAACGCTGATCTCCACTGCCATTCGAATGTTTCCGACGGGTTGCTGTCGCCTGCCGACGTCGCGCGCCGCGCCCATGCCGGCGGCGTGACCCTGTGGGCGCTGACCGACCACGACGAGATCGGCGGCCAGGCAGCGGCGCGCAGCGAAGCGGAAGCGCTCGGCATGCGCTACCTGAGCGGCGTCGAGATTTCGGTCACGTGGGCGTCGCGCACCGTGCACATCGTCGGCCTGAATGTCGATCCCGCGAACCAGGTGCTCGTCGACGGCCTGTACCGCACGCGCCATGGCCGCGCGGCACGCGCGGTGGCGATCGGCGAGCAGCTCGCCACGCTCGGCATTCCCGGTGCGTACGAAGGCGCGCTGAAGTACGTGTCGAATCCCGACCTGATCTCGCGCACGCACTTCGCCCGTTTTCTCGTCGAGAACGGTCACGCCACGTCGACGTCCGATGTGTTCGATCGCATGCTCGGCGACGGCAAGCCCGGGTTCGTCCCGCACCGCTGGGCGACGCTGCCCGACGCTGTCGCGTGGATTCGGGCGGCCGGCGGCGAAGCCGTGGTCGCGCATCCGGGCCGCTACCGTTACACGCCCGTCGAATTCGACGCGTTCTTCGGCGAGTTCATCGATCTGGGCGGCCGCGCGATCGAGGTCGTCACGGGCAGCCACACCCCCGACCAGTACCGCGAATACGCGGACGTCGCCCGCCGCTTCGGCTTCGAAGCGTCGCGCGGCTCGGATTTCCATGCGCCAGGCGAGGGCCGTGTCGAGCTCGGCAGCCTGCCGCCGTTGCCGCCCGACCTGACTCCGGTCTGGGAGCGCTGGCTCTGA
- a CDS encoding alpha/beta fold hydrolase: MSASSSVSDFVTVRGVQLHVRRWGRPDAPTLFMLHGWMDVAASFQFVVDALAGDWQVIAPDARGFGLSDWPVARQGGGHYWFHEYLGDLDALIDHYAPTGEVNLVGHSMGANVVCLYAGARPERVRRVVDLEGFGLAPARAEQAPRRLRGWLDELREPPALRPYASLDAVAARLTKTNPRLDPRRAAFLAAHWSKRGDDGQYHLLADAAHKMPGPLLYRLDEVMATWAQVRAKVLHVEAVNSPTLAHIAGDIPLSEFKARFNAFPDWREKLVEDAGHMVHHDQPEQIAALIEAFCA; this comes from the coding sequence ATGAGTGCCTCGAGTTCTGTTTCCGATTTCGTCACGGTGCGCGGCGTTCAGCTGCATGTCCGGCGCTGGGGCCGGCCCGATGCGCCGACGCTGTTCATGCTGCACGGCTGGATGGACGTCGCGGCGTCGTTCCAGTTCGTCGTCGATGCGCTCGCGGGCGACTGGCAGGTGATCGCGCCCGATGCGCGCGGTTTCGGGCTCTCCGACTGGCCGGTCGCTCGGCAGGGCGGCGGTCACTACTGGTTCCACGAGTACCTGGGCGACCTCGATGCGCTCATCGACCACTATGCGCCGACCGGCGAAGTCAACCTGGTCGGGCACAGCATGGGCGCGAACGTCGTGTGCCTGTATGCCGGCGCGCGGCCGGAGCGCGTGCGGCGCGTGGTCGATCTCGAGGGTTTCGGGCTCGCGCCCGCGCGGGCCGAGCAGGCGCCGCGCCGGCTGCGCGGCTGGCTGGACGAGTTGCGCGAACCGCCCGCGCTGCGTCCTTACGCGTCACTCGACGCCGTCGCGGCGCGCCTGACCAAGACCAATCCGCGGCTCGATCCGCGCCGTGCGGCGTTTCTCGCCGCACACTGGTCGAAGCGCGGCGACGACGGCCAGTACCACCTGCTGGCCGACGCGGCGCACAAGATGCCGGGCCCGCTGCTGTACCGGCTCGACGAAGTGATGGCTACCTGGGCGCAGGTGCGCGCGAAGGTGCTGCACGTCGAGGCCGTCAATTCGCCGACGCTGGCCCACATCGCCGGCGACATCCCGCTGTCGGAATTCAAGGCGCGTTTCAACGCATTCCCCGACTGGCGCGAGAAGCTCGTCGAGGATGCCGGCCACATGGTGCATCACGACCAGCCCGAGCAGATCGCGGCGCTGATCGAGGCGTTCTGCGCGTAA
- a CDS encoding ferritin-like domain-containing protein, with the protein MSMESSSFRNARACVRRAALAALRDAEPVAKAAQVRALYDALLAGQAVIAPSLELPEPADLPGRPARPPLVEPRQLERRSMRSPAGRAVLLHALAHIEFNAINLALDAVWRFTGLPAPFYADWLKVAAEEAYHFTLLSDRLAAFGHAYGDFPAHNGLWDMCERTKGDVLARMALVPRTLEARGLDASPPIRARLVQAGDDASAAILDVILRDEIGHVAIGNRWFRHLCDGAGHDPVPTYRRLAEQYHAPRLRGPFNFDARRDAGFEQAELDELAAQDVVDGNAPR; encoded by the coding sequence ATGAGCATGGAGTCTTCTTCTTTCCGCAATGCGCGTGCCTGCGTGCGCCGCGCCGCGCTTGCCGCGCTGCGCGACGCCGAACCCGTGGCCAAGGCTGCCCAGGTGCGCGCGCTCTACGATGCGCTGCTGGCCGGGCAGGCGGTGATCGCCCCGTCGCTCGAATTGCCCGAGCCGGCCGATCTGCCCGGGCGCCCGGCGCGTCCGCCGCTCGTCGAGCCGCGCCAGCTCGAGCGGCGCAGCATGCGTTCGCCCGCAGGGCGCGCCGTGCTGCTGCACGCGCTGGCCCATATCGAGTTCAATGCGATCAACCTGGCGCTCGACGCGGTCTGGCGCTTCACGGGCCTGCCGGCCCCGTTCTACGCGGACTGGCTGAAGGTCGCGGCCGAGGAGGCCTATCACTTCACGCTGCTGTCCGACCGCCTGGCGGCATTCGGGCATGCGTACGGCGATTTTCCCGCGCACAACGGTCTGTGGGACATGTGCGAACGGACCAAGGGCGACGTGCTGGCGCGCATGGCGCTCGTGCCGCGCACGCTCGAGGCCCGCGGGCTCGATGCATCGCCGCCGATCCGCGCGCGGCTCGTGCAGGCGGGCGACGATGCGTCGGCCGCGATCCTCGACGTGATCCTGCGCGACGAAATCGGCCATGTCGCGATCGGCAACCGCTGGTTCCGGCATCTGTGCGACGGAGCCGGCCACGATCCCGTGCCGACCTACCGGCGCCTCGCCGAGCAGTACCATGCGCCACGGCTGCGTGGCCCGTTCAATTTCGATGCGCGCCGCGATGCCGGATTCGAGCAGGCCGAACTCGACGAACTGGCCGCGCAGGACGTGGTGGACGGCAACGCGCCACGCTAG
- a CDS encoding gamma carbonic anhydrase family protein, translating to MTIYKLGDTAPTIHESVFVADTAAIIGKVVLEENASVWFGATIRGDNETITVGAGSNVQEGAVLHTDPGFPLTIAENVTIGHQAMLHGCTIGEGSLVGIQAVVLNGAVIGRNCLVGAGAVVTEGKTFPDNSLILGAPAKVVRELSAEDIARLRTNAQTYVERRAHFKEQLVRIG from the coding sequence GTGACGATCTACAAGCTGGGCGATACGGCCCCGACGATCCACGAAAGCGTATTCGTCGCCGATACGGCGGCCATCATCGGCAAGGTCGTGCTCGAGGAGAACGCGAGCGTCTGGTTCGGCGCGACGATTCGCGGCGACAACGAGACGATCACCGTCGGTGCGGGCAGCAACGTCCAGGAAGGCGCGGTCCTGCATACGGACCCCGGCTTTCCGCTGACGATTGCCGAAAACGTGACGATCGGGCACCAGGCCATGCTGCACGGCTGCACGATCGGCGAAGGTTCGCTGGTCGGTATCCAGGCGGTGGTCTTGAATGGAGCGGTCATTGGCCGCAACTGTCTGGTTGGTGCCGGCGCGGTCGTGACGGAAGGCAAGACGTTCCCGGACAACTCGCTGATTCTCGGCGCACCGGCGAAAGTCGTGCGCGAGCTGTCGGCGGAAGACATTGCGCGGCTGCGCACGAACGCGCAGACGTACGTCGAGCGGCGTGCGCATTTCAAGGAGCAACTCGTGCGGATCGGGTGA
- the hslO gene encoding Hsp33 family molecular chaperone HslO, which yields MSDQLQKFMFNAAPVRGEIVSLRNTWQEVLSRRDYPAPVRTVLGEMMAACALLSANLKFNGTLIMQIFGDGPVQMLVVQCGSDLSMRATAKFAGDSAQTIGDDTSFASLVNASGHGRCVITLDPADKLPGQQPYQGIVPLNGVDGAHESVSQVLEHYMHHSEQLDTRMWLAADRDRAVGMLLQKLPGDGGIVPRNAETDIDTWERVCTLGGTLSAKELLEVEPEVVFRRLFWQENVQHFEPAGTRFQCSCSREKVGAMLRMLGREEVDSVIVERGHVEIHCEFCNQRYEFDPVDVAQLFAAPGVETGIAPATEQRH from the coding sequence GTGAGCGACCAGTTACAGAAATTCATGTTCAATGCGGCGCCCGTGCGCGGCGAGATCGTTTCGCTGCGCAATACGTGGCAGGAAGTGCTCTCCCGCCGCGACTACCCAGCCCCCGTGCGCACGGTGCTCGGCGAGATGATGGCCGCGTGCGCGCTGCTGTCCGCGAACCTGAAATTCAACGGCACCCTGATCATGCAGATCTTCGGCGACGGGCCGGTCCAGATGCTGGTCGTCCAGTGCGGTTCGGATCTGTCGATGCGGGCCACCGCGAAGTTCGCCGGCGATTCCGCGCAGACGATCGGCGACGACACGAGCTTCGCGTCGCTCGTCAACGCGAGCGGCCACGGCCGCTGCGTGATCACGCTCGACCCGGCCGACAAGCTGCCGGGCCAGCAGCCGTACCAGGGCATCGTGCCGCTGAACGGCGTCGACGGCGCGCACGAATCCGTCTCGCAGGTGCTCGAGCATTACATGCATCACTCGGAGCAGCTCGACACGCGGATGTGGCTCGCGGCCGATCGCGACCGCGCGGTCGGCATGCTGCTGCAGAAGCTGCCGGGCGACGGCGGCATCGTTCCGCGTAACGCCGAAACCGATATCGATACGTGGGAGCGCGTCTGCACGCTCGGCGGCACGCTGTCCGCGAAGGAACTGCTCGAAGTCGAACCGGAAGTCGTGTTCCGCCGGCTGTTCTGGCAGGAAAACGTGCAGCACTTCGAGCCGGCCGGCACGCGCTTCCAGTGCTCGTGCTCGCGCGAAAAGGTCGGTGCGATGCTGCGCATGCTCGGCCGTGAAGAAGTCGACAGCGTGATCGTCGAGCGCGGCCACGTCGAGATCCATTGCGAGTTCTGCAATCAGCGCTATGAATTCGATCCGGTCGACGTCGCGCAGCTGTTCGCGGCACCCGGCGTCGAGACGGGCATCGCGCCCGCGACCGAGCAGCGTCACTGA
- the ftsB gene encoding cell division protein FtsB — protein MRLVTVVLIALLALIQYPLWWGHGGWLRVHELRQQLDDQLQKNADEKLRNERTAGEVQDLQSGTAAIEERARYEMGMVKDGEVFVQFVSPNAPAAPLNNTPSNTSTRGAVSAAPVRVVPNPQSIARPSRHHGGDKGKAAHH, from the coding sequence ATGCGGCTTGTCACTGTCGTCCTGATTGCCTTGCTGGCGCTCATTCAGTACCCCCTATGGTGGGGACACGGCGGCTGGCTGCGGGTGCATGAATTGCGTCAGCAGCTCGACGACCAGCTCCAGAAGAACGCGGACGAGAAGCTGCGCAACGAGCGCACTGCAGGCGAAGTGCAGGATCTGCAGAGCGGCACCGCGGCCATCGAAGAGCGCGCGCGCTACGAGATGGGCATGGTGAAGGACGGCGAGGTATTCGTGCAGTTCGTGTCGCCGAATGCGCCTGCTGCACCGCTGAACAACACGCCGTCGAATACGTCGACGCGCGGTGCCGTATCCGCGGCACCGGTGCGTGTCGTGCCGAATCCGCAGTCGATCGCGAGGCCGTCGCGGCATCATGGCGGCGACAAGGGCAAGGCCGCGCATCACTGA
- the eno gene encoding phosphopyruvate hydratase: protein MSAIVDIIGREILDSRGNPTVECDVLLESGTMGRAAVPSGASTGSREAIELRDGEAGRYNGKGVLKAVEHINTEISEAIMGLDASEQAFLDKTLLELDGTDNKSRLGANAMLAVSMAVAKAAAEEAGLPLYRYFGGSGAMQLPVPMMNIVNGGAHANNSLDIQEFMIVPVSQPTFREALRCGAEVFHALKKILSDRGMSTAVGDEGGFAPNFGSNDECLSTILQAIEKAGYRAGEDVLLALDCAASEFYHDGKYQLAGEGLQLSSAEFTDYLATLADKFPIVSIEDGMHESDWEGWKLLTDRLGKKVQLVGDDLFVTNTRILKEGIEKGIANSILIKINQIGTLTETFAAIEMAKRAGYTAVISHRSGETEDSTIADIAVGLNAGQIKTGSLSRSDRISKYNQLLRIEEDLGDIASYPGKSAFYNLR from the coding sequence ATGAGTGCAATCGTAGATATCATCGGCCGCGAGATTCTGGATTCGCGCGGCAACCCCACCGTCGAATGCGACGTGCTGCTCGAATCGGGCACGATGGGCCGCGCGGCGGTGCCGTCGGGCGCGTCCACCGGCTCGCGTGAAGCGATCGAACTGCGTGACGGCGAAGCCGGCCGCTACAACGGCAAGGGCGTGCTGAAGGCAGTCGAGCATATCAACACCGAAATCTCCGAAGCCATCATGGGCCTCGACGCGTCGGAGCAGGCGTTCCTCGACAAGACGCTGCTCGAGCTGGACGGCACCGACAACAAGTCGCGTCTCGGCGCGAACGCGATGCTGGCCGTGTCGATGGCCGTCGCGAAGGCAGCCGCCGAAGAGGCAGGCCTGCCGCTGTACCGCTACTTCGGCGGTTCGGGTGCCATGCAACTGCCGGTGCCGATGATGAACATCGTCAACGGCGGCGCGCACGCGAACAACAGCCTCGACATCCAGGAATTCATGATCGTCCCGGTGAGCCAGCCGACGTTCCGTGAAGCCCTGCGTTGCGGCGCGGAAGTGTTCCACGCACTGAAGAAGATCCTGAGCGACCGCGGCATGAGCACGGCAGTCGGCGACGAAGGTGGCTTCGCGCCGAACTTCGGCAGCAACGACGAGTGCCTGTCGACGATCCTGCAGGCGATCGAGAAGGCCGGCTACCGTGCGGGCGAAGACGTGCTGCTCGCACTCGACTGCGCGGCATCCGAGTTCTACCACGACGGCAAGTACCAGCTCGCGGGCGAAGGCCTGCAACTGTCGTCGGCCGAATTCACCGACTACCTCGCGACGCTCGCCGACAAGTTCCCGATCGTGTCGATCGAGGACGGCATGCACGAAAGCGACTGGGAAGGCTGGAAGCTGCTGACCGATCGCCTCGGCAAGAAGGTGCAGCTGGTCGGCGACGACCTGTTCGTCACGAACACGCGCATTCTGAAGGAAGGCATCGAGAAGGGCATCGCGAACTCGATCCTCATCAAGATCAACCAGATCGGTACGCTGACCGAAACGTTCGCGGCAATCGAAATGGCGAAGCGCGCAGGCTACACGGCCGTGATCTCGCACCGCTCGGGTGAAACGGAAGATTCGACGATCGCGGACATCGCGGTCGGCCTGAACGCCGGTCAGATCAAGACGGGTTCGCTGTCGCGCAGCGACCGTATCTCGAAGTACAACCAGCTGCTGCGCATCGAGGAAGATCTCGGCGACATCGCAAGCTACCCGGGTAAATCGGCTTTCTATAACCTGCGCTAA
- the kdsA gene encoding 3-deoxy-8-phosphooctulonate synthase, which produces MKLCDFEVGLDKPFFLIAGTCVVESEQMTIDTAGRLKEICAKLNIPFIYKSSYDKANRSSGKSFRGLGMDEGLRILSEVKRQLGLPVLTDVHSIDEIEQVASVVDVLQTPAFLCRQTDFIHACARSGKPVNIKKGQFLAPHDMKNVIDKAREAAREAGLSEDRFMACERGVSFGYNNLVSDMRSLAIMRETSAPVVFDATHSVQLPGGQGTSSGGQREFVPVLARAAVATGVAGLFMETHPNPAEAKSDGPNAVPLNRMGALLETLVTLDQAVKRNPFLENDFN; this is translated from the coding sequence ATGAAGCTGTGCGATTTCGAGGTCGGTCTCGACAAGCCTTTCTTCCTGATCGCGGGTACCTGCGTCGTCGAATCGGAGCAAATGACGATCGACACGGCGGGCCGCCTGAAGGAGATCTGCGCGAAGCTGAACATTCCGTTCATCTACAAGTCGTCCTACGACAAGGCGAACCGCAGCTCGGGCAAGTCGTTTCGTGGCCTTGGAATGGACGAGGGCTTGCGGATCCTGTCCGAGGTGAAGCGCCAGCTCGGCCTGCCGGTGCTGACCGACGTGCATTCGATCGACGAGATCGAGCAGGTCGCATCGGTCGTCGACGTGCTGCAGACGCCGGCGTTCCTGTGCCGCCAGACCGATTTCATCCATGCGTGCGCGCGCTCGGGCAAGCCCGTCAACATCAAGAAGGGCCAGTTCCTCGCGCCGCACGACATGAAGAACGTGATCGACAAGGCGCGCGAAGCGGCCCGTGAAGCGGGGCTGTCGGAAGACCGCTTCATGGCGTGCGAGCGCGGTGTCTCGTTCGGCTACAACAATCTCGTGTCGGACATGCGTTCGCTCGCGATCATGCGCGAGACGAGCGCGCCGGTCGTGTTCGACGCGACCCACTCGGTGCAGCTGCCGGGCGGGCAGGGTACGAGCTCGGGCGGCCAGCGCGAATTCGTGCCGGTGCTCGCACGTGCGGCGGTCGCGACGGGCGTCGCGGGCCTCTTCATGGAAACGCACCCGAATCCGGCCGAAGCAAAGTCGGATGGCCCGAACGCGGTGCCGCTGAACCGGATGGGTGCGCTGCTGGAGACCCTCGTCACGCTCGACCAGGCGGTGAAGCGCAATCCGTTCCTGGAAAACGATTTCAATTAA